From the genome of Pseudomonas sp. gcc21, one region includes:
- a CDS encoding DUF1285 domain-containing protein: MASDKPTAESILKSIPEPEQSTPRRAPAPVHLWNPPVSGELDMCIARDGTWIHEGTAITRKPLAQLFAGILRFDEDQRYYLVTPVERWAIQVEDAPFVAVALEVEGEGREQVLRFITSLDDSVEAGPDNPIRVVVDPETQEPSPYVRVRANLEALINRSVFYDLAERAEEQEVDGKTCFGIWSKGTFFPIDGTPITH, translated from the coding sequence ATGGCCAGTGATAAACCCACTGCAGAATCCATTCTGAAGAGTATTCCGGAACCTGAGCAAAGTACGCCTCGCCGCGCGCCCGCCCCGGTGCATTTGTGGAACCCGCCGGTCAGCGGCGAACTGGACATGTGTATTGCCCGTGACGGGACCTGGATTCACGAAGGTACCGCTATCACCCGCAAGCCGCTGGCTCAGCTGTTCGCAGGGATACTGCGTTTTGACGAGGACCAGCGTTACTATCTGGTAACCCCGGTGGAGCGCTGGGCTATCCAGGTTGAGGACGCCCCCTTTGTAGCCGTTGCACTGGAGGTCGAAGGCGAGGGCAGGGAGCAGGTGCTCAGATTCATCACCAGCCTCGATGACAGCGTCGAAGCTGGACCGGACAACCCCATTCGTGTCGTTGTTGATCCGGAAACGCAGGAGCCTTCACCCTATGTGCGCGTCCGTGCGAATCTCGAAGCGCTGATCAATCGCAGTGTGTTCTATGATCTGGCAGAGCGCGCCGAGGAGCAGGAAGTCGACGGCAAGACCTGTTTCGGCATCTGGAGCAAGGGCACCTTTTTCCCCATCGACGGCACCCCCATCACCCACTGA
- a CDS encoding radical SAM protein yields MAYSFPIDYIEPVFRPPSEAHSLILPVTNGCSWNKCTFCEMYTAPQKKFRARDEAQVLDEIRRCGEQLIVQRVFLADGDAMILPTHRLLTILRAIREHMPTVERVTSYCLPRNLKRKSVEELKELRDAGLAMLYVGAESGDDEVLKRVNKGETAQSTEDALLKAGAAGLQRSVMILNGLGGQSLSTQHAVNSARLMNATQPEFLSTLVVSFPQGMDRYREQFPDFQPLEQAGLFREIEQFLGALELENTVFRSDHASNYLVLKGVLGADKARMLEQVRTAISQPANAGLRPEWMRAL; encoded by the coding sequence GTGGCCTATTCGTTTCCCATCGATTACATCGAACCCGTCTTCCGCCCGCCAAGCGAAGCCCATTCGCTGATCTTGCCGGTGACCAACGGTTGCTCCTGGAACAAGTGCACCTTCTGTGAGATGTACACGGCCCCTCAGAAGAAATTCCGCGCGCGGGACGAGGCGCAGGTGCTGGATGAAATCCGTCGCTGTGGTGAGCAGTTGATCGTACAGCGGGTTTTTCTTGCGGACGGCGATGCGATGATTCTGCCGACCCACCGCTTGCTGACCATCCTGCGGGCTATTCGTGAGCACATGCCGACCGTGGAGCGGGTTACCTCGTACTGCTTGCCGCGCAACCTCAAGCGCAAATCCGTGGAAGAGCTCAAGGAGCTGCGCGATGCGGGCTTGGCGATGCTGTATGTCGGTGCGGAGTCGGGTGACGATGAAGTCTTGAAGCGAGTGAACAAGGGCGAGACCGCGCAATCCACTGAAGACGCTTTGTTGAAAGCCGGTGCGGCCGGGTTGCAACGCTCAGTGATGATCCTCAATGGCTTGGGTGGGCAGAGCCTGAGCACGCAGCACGCAGTCAACTCGGCGCGGCTGATGAACGCTACTCAGCCTGAATTTCTATCCACACTGGTGGTGAGTTTTCCGCAGGGTATGGATCGGTACCGTGAGCAGTTTCCCGACTTTCAGCCGCTGGAGCAGGCAGGCTTGTTTCGGGAGATAGAGCAATTTCTGGGTGCGCTTGAGCTGGAAAACACCGTGTTCAGGAGTGACCACGCATCGAATTATCTGGTGCTCAAAGGCGTGCTCGGTGCAGACAAGGCACGTATGCTGGAGCAGGTGCGCACCGCTATCAGTCAGCCGGCCAACGCTGGATTACGACCGGAATGGATGCGTGCGCTTTGA
- a CDS encoding DUF4823 domain-containing protein — translation MRWFALLLGLAVMAGCMKPSDMRESARYYLDDAGLTNNYRITRSATWTLQSDSSLYIAQGHFVPVGHPYSRPNVVAEEAFAAAVQLFPLVQRAHQPAGLDEALSQAQSHRADYLLYTRFASAQAGDAERSQDQWGEVGIDEAKLQLILMETSTRRVVDFVTIETRGGFLQFFKAKPSTLLRPPLEDYTRRLLGR, via the coding sequence ATGCGTTGGTTTGCTTTATTGCTGGGATTGGCGGTGATGGCCGGATGCATGAAGCCGTCTGATATGCGCGAAAGCGCGCGGTATTACCTCGACGATGCCGGGTTGACCAACAACTACCGCATCACCCGGAGCGCTACCTGGACACTTCAGTCCGACTCGAGCCTGTATATTGCTCAAGGTCATTTTGTACCGGTGGGCCATCCTTATTCACGCCCCAATGTCGTCGCTGAGGAGGCCTTTGCGGCCGCAGTTCAGCTCTTCCCGCTGGTGCAGCGGGCACATCAGCCAGCGGGTCTGGATGAAGCGCTAAGTCAGGCGCAGTCCCACCGTGCCGATTACCTGCTCTACACGCGCTTCGCCAGTGCGCAGGCTGGCGATGCTGAGCGATCGCAGGATCAGTGGGGCGAGGTGGGCATCGATGAGGCCAAGCTGCAACTCATACTGATGGAAACATCCACCCGTCGCGTTGTCGATTTTGTAACGATCGAAACCAGGGGCGGCTTTCTGCAATTTTTCAAGGCCAAGCCGTCGACACTGCTCCGTCCGCCGTTGGAGGATTACACCCGTCGACTGTTGGGCCGATAA